The DNA sequence CCTGGAACTAATTCTGGTTCTCAGACAACttcctggtaaaataagggtacACAGCTCTTCTGATTGTGGCTGTAGATTTATGTCACAACAGGGTCCCGTTGTTACTTTTTTTTCACTGTTTCTTTGAGCGAATTGGCCAATAGACTACTGGCCTGATAATGTTGTAGGTGTTACacagtgcttaatttgtaaatcggGAGGTCCCGGGAACACATTGTCTCTCACAGACCCCATGGGTCCGGTTGGCAAATCCACTCAAATGGGCTACCGCACATCGGTAGCACAAATAGCGGAAAGCAAAAAGCTAAAATTTTCACAATCTTGTCACACAGTGTGGAGGCTACAAGAAGCTGTGGGAATAATCAACTTTATGAACTCTGATTGCTTTTagtagaatgtttacagtgcaaagcgAATATAGTGATGGGAAAAGACAAGTAATGCGTAGCAGACCGGATCTGTGAGAAGTAGGTGCCggaacaaactgaggaaaatctgagaggtgctggATCTTGTTCTGGCAGGATCCAGCTCAAATTAACCACTGGTGTTTCATGTATTGTGGTCATGCAGGGCCTGTAGGTTGGCAATATTACATTGTTACATTATGTTTAACATTTGAGCAATGCTCAAATAAATAAGCTTGGTGTATGGATTGATAGGTGCTTCTTTTTGCTCAGGACATTTGGGGATTTACACCAAATAACTGTAACCTATTGCATAAAGACTCTTTACTCATGGGGGCATGGTGAAGTTTTAATGAATTTTCTATGTTGGGTATGGATACAAAAATTAGATAAAGTTACTGGGTCTGTGTCTGAATATATCCATGGACCTAACATGTTACTGCTGGCCTGAACCATTGTTTAATGTCAGGCCCTATTGTAccatgtttatttaaatgttctggTCTATGGTTTGTTTAAATTGTCGCAATGTTGTTATTAAACCCAGTCACTGTATCTGCTGATGTGCACGTATATATTTGCACACTTTGACCAAATGCATTTTGGGGAGGTAATCAGATCAGCACTTGATTCTTGCTCAGCATGGCCATAACAGGATAGAAGGAAATCAATCTAAGATTAATAGAGGAAATGATTCATTCAGCTCCTACTGAAAACAACTGTATGTATTGCATTCTCCGCTGTATAATGTTTCGCACATGACCCTTACTGATGCGTCAGTTGGTTGACCAAGTGGGTTAACCGTGGGTGTCAACTCTGTACTAGGTGGAGTTGGCTCTGTGGGATACCGCTGGCCAAGAAGACTACGACAGGCTTCGCCCCCTCTCCTACCCCGACACTGACGTCATTCTCATGTGCTTTTCCATTGACAGCCCAGACAGTTTGGGTGAGCTCACTCATTTTACCCTCGCAGCTCATAAGCATAAATTAGACCATTAGCCATATGGTTGTTACAGATAGCTGGCCTAATGTATTGCTACAtgagtgtgtgcttgtgctTTTCTGACCTCTAGCCTTTTGCTTCTTTATAGAGAACATTCCAGAAAAATGGACTCCGGAGGTCAAACACTTCTGTCCCAATGTTCCCATCATCCTTGTGGGCAACAAGAAGGATCTGCGCAACGATGAACACACACGCCGTGAGCTGGCCAAAATGAAACAGGTATGcagaaataacactgatacagtaTTTCCTTCTCTTCAGCTAATCTTCAGGAAATAAACTAAATATGGTGAAGGGCCATGTTGACACAGATTGAAAACTCCCCCTAAGCCTTGACCATTAATTGTATGCAGTATAGCAGGTTATCTTCATTATATGGTCAGTGTTTTGGTTGTGCTAACAGTGCCCCTGAACTCTGTAGGAGCCAGTGAAGCCAGAGGAGGGCCGAGACATGGCCAACAGGATTGGCGCGTTCGGCTACATGGAGTGCTCAGCCAAGACGAAGGACGGAGTGCGGGAGGTGTTTGAGATGGCTACCAGAGCGGCACTACAAGCCCGAAGGGGAAAGAAGAACAGTAAATGTCTCCTGCTGTAGACTGCATGACAGGACTCTGTCCCTTTACCAGGGGCTCTGACAAGTGTGTGGAGAGATGAAGGGGGTCAGAGAAGCACCCGTTTACATCCAACTAAACTCTGACCCCTCCTCCTACCACTACTCACCCACCAGCCAATCGCTGGAGCTCGCCTCTTTGCTTTGGGAGACTATCCCAGATCTAACTTTTTTTACtcatcttattttttattttatttttaaagttaTGGAAAACATTTATCAGTATTTAAAATTGGAGGTGAGGGGAGAACCTGGGactgctttttgttttaaaatgctttACCTTGATATTTGTGGTTTCATTACCATCTTCCACCTGCCAAATGCTGTCGTTGGGGCAGGTAGGCTCTGGACTGCCAGTCAAGTGCTATGCCTGCCTGGACTCCGTATGCTGGCTGCTTTccgtttatttgtttgtttggaaCACAAACAGGGCTGATAACTGCTTTAAGTCTAGTCtcctatgtaaaaaaaaaaaaatgtttttggatgTGAAGTGTTGAAACAAATAAACAGGAAAACATGCTGTATGCAAATCTGTAAATAAAAGACGTGGGTAtattcatacacacacgtacatgaCTGGAAACTGTATTTGTAAACTAGCCTTGGGTACAATGTGTAATAAATTACTTTCTataacacatttcattttttgtggTGAAGGAATTGAATGgctacattttgatttgtcaagtGAGTTTCTTACATGTTCAAGACTGAACTGAAATGCTGAAGGATAGCATCACCTGACAATTAATCTAATATCTCATGAAGACCTTATTAGGTCAAAAATCAAGCAATGCAGAAGCAGTGGCCATAAAGCAATCCAGAAAGAAGAAACCGAGGATAACAGCAGATGAACCAGGCGTTATCAGTCTTTTGGCTGTAGTCTACCGGGTAAGGTTATCGTGTAGTCACCATACGTACCGGTTTCGTTAGCtactgaatgaaacaaatagAAACAAACCGGGGGAAAAAGTTGATTGATGGCAACCACTGCATTATCAACCATGAAAATGTCGGACTGCAAAACGTTACCGTTTATCAGTAACTGTTACAGCACCGTTAGTTCAATGAAACGTAACCAATGAAAGCACAATGATCCGTTTGTATGTACTCGAGGCTTCGTCGGTGCTAGCCATTTTAaggatataattttttatacatgaaatgttatttttttatagactTTCAAGCCTATACCACCCTCACATTGTGATATGGCTTATAAATTACCGTTTCGCAGACGATAATAGAGTATTTGTCATAAGTAGGTCTGCCTTCAAGGCTTCCACATCTGACATTGCTGCTAAAAAGGAAGGAAACACGTTAGCAAGCCTCCACCCTCAGCAGGCAACACCCATCTCGTGCAAGGCCTATGTATTGCAACAGCGTCGCTCTTGTGCAATGCTTGAAGGGATGGCTGACGTGGGGCTAGAGCGGGCTAAAGCTGAAACAGCCTACGCTGCCGCATTCTCATTCTCGGCCAGTTTCCTCCACTGGCCGAGGCCAACTTGGTAGTGCATAGTTCTGTACGATTCTTTCTTTTGAAAGGATATTTTCactgaaattaaaatatttattttcatttccgtgaaaataaattattagcTATGCTATTATGTATGCTGTCATTAGGTATGCTCTCATTAAAGCATACCTAATAAGCATAACACGTGTCATTCGTAAATATTGCGGTTCTACGGGTCATTCGTAAATATTGAAGTATCTACCTGAAAATTTAGAACGTCGTTAAACATTATACTGGTTATGAGGTAGGTTTATGTCAACTACAACTTTTGCCAGTTCTGTAACAGGTGGTATTCGAGTGATAAACCCTAGAGGATCAGGCTCTGCAGGAAACACGTTTTAATCGTTATGATAATAGCAATTGTTTTTCATTGCAGCCTAAATTGTGCATGatcaaaacatgaaaacaaacatgcacagtGAATAAGATAACTTTTTATTGCTGTTATTCATTGCAGACTGAATTATCTTGGTTACTgttggaaaaaataaatgtctattTGTTAACAGTACTTTTTTCATATGTTCTATACTGGAAACATTAAAGTGAGTGCTATTACAATTAACAATATGGTCCCATCATGAGATAGAGATGAAATTAAGCGGTTGGACAAAAAGATTAATTAAATGAAGTAGTGattcaaaatattataatattttataataactaCTGAATGACTCGGATTGCCCATCCCTAGCAGTAACGCACAATGTGGAATCTAACTGCTGGTTTATATACCCTGCTATTTTTAGTCTCCATGGGAGAAACTATTTTTAACCAATAATGAGCTCATCTTTCTCGCAGCCGCccaatgagagagggagaacattTGGAGGCGGGTTGCAAAACGATAGGCTTATCTTCGTCCCTTCGACGGAAAGTAGACGGAAATTGACGAGTTGGACAGCTTCTGCTGTTTCTAGGAAACGCAAGAATGGCATACACCGCATTTGCCTTTGTTATTGCTTAGTGTCAATAACACAATGTGTCATGGGTTAATTGTAACTGGCTGACTGATACAAATAATAATGGCAGTTTTTTGGTGGATCATTTACTATTTACGCATGAtacatttaagcaataaggcacaaggagGTGTGGTGTATGTCGTATACACAACTATATGAGCTCTTTAGGCACAACCTAAGCATCAGTTCTTGTCAAACATAACTATGCAAAACCTTATTTTGAAAGTGCCAAAAGTGTGCTAGTACATGCTCTACAGAGTATATACTGACTGTGagtaatattttaattaacTAACTAATATTTACCCTAGCCTAAACCCTTACAATAAACCTTCTAAACCTATCCTGAACCTTAGCAACCAGTTGCTTAACAGATAGTTTGTTGTATGTTTTCTGATAATATTAGTATCTATAAAACATATCTCCAAATACTATTTAACCTAAAATGCATGCTTTGCACCCAACATTTCCTGTACCTGCCTGCCCCACAAATAAGAATAACTTAAATGGATCTCAGTTGAAGTTCTAGGTTCCTACCCTGCCTCTTTCAAGATTACATTACCCGCCACCGCTTTAAAAGCAAATCTACAATTGGTTTCCTGTTTCACAACAAAGATTTCTTCACCCATGCTgcaaaatatattgtaaaaatgaccAGTCCAACCAGTCCTAGACTCTGGGGGTGTAATTCACCAGGTTGCTGCTGACAGACACCTAAATAATTATGATGTAATTCATCACATTACAATCCGCTTTGCCACCACTGCCCCCTAAAACACTCACCGCTGCAATCTTTGTGCTCTAGTAAAATGCCCTTCACTGCATACACAATACCAGACTCACTGGTACCCACTTATCTAAAAGACCTTCTTAGGCAAATCCCTGCTTTACCCCTGCTCACTGCCCAATTTGTGCCTACTCAGTCGAAATCTGCATTTTGGCAGTTATATTACCCTGGTCCTTCCTAAAGTAAACACTTTAGGAAGGACCATTTATTCATTGGTTGAACCACTGGGTTTATAATGCTGTTTTGATTCCCTTTTACACGGCCCAAATATGGCTtacaatatgtatatattatacatatttcTTAAAGTTAATCGAAAATGTGcaattttgaatgtgttttgaagTTCCAGGGTAGTTGGTTTATACTCAACAAATTCCTTAATAAGTGCCTTGAACTGAAGGATTCTGAACACTCTCACAAGTCTCAGTCAAAAAACTACAATAACCATAAGACTGTTGACAACCAAACCAAATCTTACTGcaatttgtttaacactttaaTCAACCCATTTGCCATACACTCAATTAATttaaagtttatttttcaaatgtaatttaaaataaatcccACTTTGTTCACTTACCTGGATGCAaaattttgaaattgtttttctttgttttgactAATGGCTATGTCTCTGGTGGACAGATTCTGTAAACATAAATGCTACCATAGATCTGTGATGAAACAATGGTTTCCATGAAATGACGAGTAGCATTAGTTCCAGTGCCTTGGACAAAGCATATTTTTGCTGGTGTTGGCATCTTTCGAATTCAGAAAGGGAAGGGAGATTTTGCCCTGTATAATTTtaaaagagagagggtggagctCTTAGTTCCAGTGTCAGTCTCATTGTTTGGTTGTATGAAGTGACTGGCTCAGGCTAGAGTGGATGTAATAaaagtgtttgtgtacatgACTAAGTGTCATAAATACCGCTTCATAATGCCACACCTCActatattttgatttgattaattaaaaatatgacaaatacCATTGAatggaaggtgttccaggctcATATGCGCACAATAGCCTAGGGACGAGGTTAAAAACACATGGACCCAGAACCTAAGTCAGCGTTAGAGTTTAACAGATATtttcaatattacattttggtggaatttgtcAAAATACACCATAATCACTTCCTTTACTATGATAATACTTCTGCAAAATTGACAAGCTGTGGGAAAAATTACAAATTGGTTTCATTTCTCGGAAGTGGTAATCTTGACTTTGATCATGTCGTCACTTGCCTGAGTAACAACCTGGGACATCACTTTGTTAAAGGCTGAAAACCACAGAGTATAAAGAGTAGATTATGGCTGGTGGACAGATCTAAATAATCATGATTTGTTATTTATGATGCACAGTGATTTGTTGATCAATCCAGTACCATTTAGTGCCTAGGGGTGATTAGGGTCAAGTCTCCAGTTTTTTTTCCAGTCCTGCAGCGACATCATGTACATGCTTGTGTTTTGCTCTAAGACTTAGCCACAAGGGGGCGCCAAGTCTCTAGATGACGTTGTTAAGATTGACAAGCAAAAGCACATCTTACACAAAGCATGATTCTTCCCTATTAGTCAGGCTGACAATTGACTGTACTTTATCATAAGCTATGACATGTCTCATGTGACATGTAGACAGTGTTAATAGGTCTGGTTAATTGACATCTCAGAAGAGGTCTGAAAAGGATAAACATTACTTGTAATCTTTGGGTCACAAAATATTACAAGATATagaaattagaaattattttattgtactttTTTCCTTGTCCTTTAAGTTCAACTTAATTTTACCCTGGCCCGTCCTTTCCCCTTGCTCATTCTCAGCCTTTTTTAATAGATAGTCAAGTGAAAAATGAGGTACACCGCCTGGAAAGCTGCCTTTTTCCATACAGATTTGGAGACAGTAGTTGAGATTAATTCAAACCatattcattgataaaggtacCTCAATTTGACAAATCAcaccaaaatatttaatttgaaacattaatgcAAATGAAATAAACTGAAACGCAACTTTGTATTGCCGAAAAAAACTAAAGTTAGTATATTTACCATTCCATAATATGGCTAAAACTTGAGTCAGATgctttgaaactgaaaaatcaTTATGTAATGAACATTATTATAGAGTAACTTTGGAGGATCCAACTTTCCATAAAGATTTGATCTCAATTAttttggtggtggtggaaaGTCATGCCAAGATAAAACAACACCTACCCGAGGCCCCCagaaatatacagtgaggggaaaaagtatttgaacatcggtctagggctccatcAAAAtcttggagccccagaccgagggagattgacagttcttttgtgtttcttccatttgcaaataattgcaccaactgttgtcaccttctcaccaagctgcttggcgatgttcttgtagcccattccagcctggtgtaggtctacaatcatgtccctgacatccttggacagctctttggtcttggccattgtggagagtttggaatctgattgattgcttctgtggacaggtgtcttaaatacaggtaacaagctgagattaggagcactccctttaagtgtTCTCCTTATCTCAgctagttacctgtataaaagacacctgggagccagaaatctttctgattgagaggggatgtaatacttatttcactcactaaaatgcaaatcaatgtataacatttttgacatgtgtttttctggatgttttggttgttattctgtctctcactgttcaaataaacctaccattaaaattatagactgatcatttctttgtcagtgggcaaatgtacaaaatcagtaggggagaggcactgtctttaaacaGTATGCCACGGCGCTACATGTTTCATCAGTTGCTAAACTCCATTGAGCCTTGTGTTAAACCGCGTCTATGAACTataagcttattagccagtaacaggcttactagtatctactaactttctagaaatagtcataagaattgaggaattgctagagagactgaagattaacttttccatgccagaaacagtcataatataaccgtatacagttttagttaaggcttactataatgtaactactgaatgttgtagccagctaagtgtttgtctttcctgaccCAAAACTCATGAACGGGTGCGtatttcgaaaatccaccaggaacagtcgcaatataaccgtaaactgttttatttcaggcttactataatgtcgatactgaaggttatagccagcaaggttttcgtctatacggaataattgtaatcactacactatttaacaaggccAGTCAGTATTTTATTAACCTGCTATAAGGCATTACAAGCATTAACATTTACTATATTGAATCTGGTGGCTTCCGTGCCCCTGCTGTTTGTCCGTGTCCTCCTGGTCAGTGTCACCTTCCTCTGTCTGGTTCatggcttctctcctgtctcctacTGCTTGATCTTGCTTGCCATTTTCCTTCGTTCCCTGTCTTCTCCTTTTTCTTTACCTCTAATTCTTTAAATCCGCAGGTCTCCTTACTTACTGTGCTCTCTACACTTCTCCCACTCTTTCCTCCTCCATTCAACAGAATCTGTTTTTGTATGGATTCAATTCCTCATCAGCTGTTACTCATTCATCGGCTACTCTTCTTGGGGTCCACACCAGCACAACCATTGTACTGTACCCATTGTGGCCATGAGAGGGCAGCACTATATCACCGACAACTTTGACTGTCTGTGACTTTGGAGGATGGTGTAGTACCTAGGTCATTAACAATTTCTATGTAGCTATATTGAAAACAAGAAGGTCTAAGTTGTAGGTTGTGGTGGTAATGTCTGTGTGGCAGTAATGAGAGGgtaaaaaatgcattgttttttcaaaataactgggtggaaatgtaaaatattatttactcCTATAAAGACTTTGATGTATTAAGTTATAATCCACTTTGTTTTGGCGTAGTAATGAAAGTTGTGATAATAACTATTTGGAACATGATTTACCAGCCTTAAGGTTTCCTTGGTTAATATGGCCACCTTTTAATAAATACAAACCACAACATAACCACATGTATTCAAATACAGGACAATCTAGATGAGTTATAGACATTATGGTGCAGAGACAGATTACACCTATCTTATTATTTACTGATTCAGTTATGTTTTCATGAAAGTGAAAATATATCAAACACAGCTCCCCGCTGCCACTTCCCAATTTATGTAAAacagcaaaaaacaacaacaacaatatatatattttttattcagagCCATGGCCATGATGCAATATTGTGAAACACCTGTATTTTAATGGTTTTTGTATGTACAATAACTATATATAACGTCCATTATTTTGAATCCTTCTGAACAGAAGCAGTGAATAATTCCAAATGACTACAACGTTTAATATGTAGTGTAATGTAGTCTAATACATAACAGAATATCAGCTGTTATCCTGATTGACTTGATAAAAACTGTGCGAAACAGTGACATCCAGAATCCAGTAATGCTCTTAGAAAATGTACCTGAATGAAAAGGTTTTGTGTCTAGATAAtatctaaaaagaaaaatgttgtcTAATGTGTTGTTCTCATAAATATCTACTGCTAAGACACAAAAAAAGCTTATTGTTTATGCTcttttgaatgctgattggatATGGACACACTAGAATATTATCTGGCACAATATACAGGCTGTGTCACAGTTTTTGAAACCATTAATGTTATTGTTAACAGGCAATTTATTAGGACAGCATTATGTCGATTGCATTAACTGTAATCTATCAATAATTCAACAGCTGAGCATTTTAGTGTGAGGAGAGCAAGACATGGGTACTGTTTTACCAAATATACTTTTCTCGAGACAAGTGAAAGGACTTTTTGATTACACCAAGTGAGAATGACAAGTAAGGAGGAGGGGAGTGTgcgagttgtgtgtgtgttggggagcaggcgaagagggagaaagaaaaataaggagagaaagcgagagaagaCAATGAGATGGGAAATAAGATAAAAGGCCTCACACAGCAGCTGTCTCATCCACATTTATTAAAGTAGGTTTTCCTGGAGCTGTGAAAAAGAgaaggtggggtgggggggcgctCTGCTTTTTTTGAATCTGTTACCCCGCCTCCTC is a window from the Esox lucius isolate fEsoLuc1 chromosome 12, fEsoLuc1.pri, whole genome shotgun sequence genome containing:
- the rhoab gene encoding rho-related GTP-binding protein RhoA-B; its protein translation is MAAIRKKLVIVGDGACGKTCLLIVFSKDQFPEVYVPTVFENYVADIEVDSKQVELALWDTAGQEDYDRLRPLSYPDTDVILMCFSIDSPDSLENIPEKWTPEVKHFCPNVPIILVGNKKDLRNDEHTRRELAKMKQEPVKPEEGRDMANRIGAFGYMECSAKTKDGVREVFEMATRAALQARRGKKNSKCLLL